In one window of Hevea brasiliensis isolate MT/VB/25A 57/8 chromosome 10, ASM3005281v1, whole genome shotgun sequence DNA:
- the LOC110661926 gene encoding PLAT domain-containing protein 3, whose amino-acid sequence MAFNTRCLSFLLLVLAVSTVAVFADEDCVYTVYIRTGSIFKGGTDSIISVRFYDAYGEGVEIPNLESWGGLMGLNYNYFERGNLDIFSGRGPCLSTPVCALNLTSDGSGPHHGWYCNYVEVTITGVHTPCSQQQFTVEQWLARDAPPYELTAIRNYCPLDLVELKGRDGVKVKSAAV is encoded by the exons ATGGCATTCAACACTCGCTGTCTCTCTTTTCTCCTCCTCGTCCTCGCCGTCTCCACAGTCGCCGTTTTT GCCGATGAAGATTGCGTGTATACGGTGTACATAAGGACCGGGTCGATCTTCAAGGGAGGAACGGACTCCATCATTAGCGTCAGGTTCTACGACGCCTACGGCGAGGGGGTGGAGATCCCGAACCTGGAGTCCTGGGGCGGCCTGATGGGCCTTAACTACAACTACTTCGAGAGGGGCAATCTCGACATTTTCAGCGGGAGGGGACCTTGCCTGAGCACTCCGGTCTGCGCCTTGAACTTGACCTCTGATGGAAGCGGACCACATCATGGTTGGTACTGTAACTACGTTGAGGTAACCATCACTGGTGTCCACACGCCGTGCTCGCAGCAGCAGTTCACTGTCGAGCAGTGGCTGGCCCGTGATGCGCCACCGTATGAGTTAACGGCCATCAGAAACTATTGTCCATTGGATCTCGTTGAACTTAAAGGTCGAGATGGGGTAAAAGTCAAATCTGCAGCCGTATGA